Genomic segment of Meiothermus cerbereus DSM 11376:
TGAAATCGTTGGGGCGCAAGCGCTCACTGGCAGCGATTAGGGCGTTTTTGATGCGGTTAGCAGCCTCTTGGCGTGCCAACTCGAGCCATTCAACCTCGAGTTCGGCTTGTAGCGCCTCGAGGTCTACGTCATCTCGGAAGCCGCTGATGATGAGTGTGTCGTTCTCGCGTCTTGTGATGATGCCTGATTTAGAGTAGGGTAGTAGTATAAATATTATGGTGTTCATGGCAACCTCCTATCTGATTTCAAGCTCAGCCCAGATGCCATGTCCGGAACTCACTACTACAGAGTTTGATGTGTTATTTACAATATATAAGTAAACATATGAGCTACTGCTTGCTAATAGAGTATCCACCGCAACGTCGTCATAATTTGCGCTTCCTGTCCATGTATTCGTAGCCTGAACGCGAGGCAATAGAGTAGTAAAAACATATCTAACTCTTCGCAGATAAATTGCTCTCCCAGAGGGTACTAAAATCATAGTGAATGCAATCAAGTAACTAGAATTTGCAGGAATAGTAACACTATTACTTAGATACGACTGCACTACGAACCGGTTTTGGTGGTCGTAGCGGCCAGAAATTTCGCTGACTATAACCCGCCCGCTATTACGCTCTGCCCTGAAAACCTCACCTATAAAATTGCCCGCATCATCATATCTCCATAAAAAAAAGCTCGCGCCCGCGTTACTGCCGCTCTCATTCCCCCCTAGGCCAAAGGCCCAGCGCGGGCCTGAAGTTCGCAGTTCTATATGGCGATTCCCTGATCCGGAGGTTCCTGCAGTGGTATTTACCTTAGGCAAAGATAGCGCCCCGGTCATGGTGTCCCCGGACCGGTTCAGCGGGGTGTAGCCCAAATGGCCCACCACACTGCCGGGGGCCAGTTTGGCAGAAGTTACCGCCTGATTAGCAATGTGTTGGGTCAGGATGCTTGCATCCCGCACATCCTGCGCCAGCCGCTGGCTCGAGTCCAGCGTGGCAAGGCCATTGCCAATGCCCCACATATCGCGCAGGGTGTGCACCCAGCGTCCCCCACCGCTCGCAGTCAAGACCCACAGGCCATCGGCGGGGAGGCTAGAGGGGTTGTACAGCCGGTAGCGGCCATATTCCCCCACATCACACACGTCGCCGTTCACAAAGCCGGTGGCAGCGGACAAAGCGGCCAACGAGGCCACCGTCCGTACCCGCTTCACCCCCTGGGTTTCGGCTTCGCTGAGCCGCACGTGGAGGTTCTCAGTGCGGTTCAATACGGCTTGCACCGCGTTTTCTAGTGGTTCAATGGCGATGGGCTCGTTGTTCCCTGAGATGGGAAAGTTGGGGATGTTGGGCGGAAAAGCGTTTTGAGGGTTGAGGGTTTTAGGCATGATTCCTCCTACGGATAAAGCACGACAGGCGGCGCGCCCCAGACCTGCCCTGGTGGGTTCCAGGTAAGGCCCGCCGGGTTCCAGTTCAACGGCCCTGATGGCACGTATCGCAGCGTTGCCAATCGGGTATGCGCTGGTTTGACCTGATTGATGATTGCAAGGATGCGGTTTTTCTCCTCTACCGAGCCATCGTAGCTACGGGTGCCAGCGTACAGGTATACGTCGAACTCGCTCCAGCGCGTGTTGTCGTAGTTGCGCACCGGCACTATGGCGCTGTTGTAGCCGAGCTGAGAGAGGGCCAGGCCCAGGCCGTACTCGGTGCCCGCCCATTGCCAAAATTCCCAGGCGCCAATAATGCGCTGCCGGAAGGCGTCCAGGCTCTCGGCAGGATAGCGCACGAAATTGCGCTCAGCCCCAAGCAGGTTCAAACCATCCTCCGGGGCCAGCTCGACATATCTCGCGCGCAAGGCGGTAGCCACATACTCGAGGTGCTCATCGGCAAGCGCTCCATAGGCCTCGATTTCCGGCCCGACCGGGGCATCTTGAAACCAGGGCGGAGCTCGATCCCGTAACCAATCCTCCAGCAGGCGAATCTCGTATAGCGGAATCACGGCTACACCTCAATCCAGGTCAGGTTTGCGTTGAATTGCGCGGCCTGCACGCTGCTCAGGGTGACATCGGTTGCAGGAGCCGACAACGCCACATCAATCACATTGGGCACGAACAGCGCTTCGATGATGGCCGATCTGTAGATTATCCCGCCAATCGGCACACCCGCTTGCAGAGCCGCCAGGGCTGCCGCGGCCTGCCCCTGCGCCCGGCTCAGGAATCCCGTGCGTACCCGGATGGTGGCGGTAATAGTGACGTTGACGGCCGTGGCTGCATATACCTGCACATCCGCCGTGAGCGGCTTTTTCTGCTGGATGATGTTGTTGGCCGCCGCTACCGCCCCGCTGCCCAGGCCCCCCTCACCCCACACGACCACATCGACTGTTGCCTGGCCGCGCGGATTCTGATCCAAAACGCGCACCTTAGTGATGCTGGGGTCAGCCGAGAGCGCCCAGGAGCGGTAAGCGGCGGCGGTGCCGCCATAGCCCAGCTCTGCCCAGCGCAGGCGGCAGCGCTCGCGTAGCTGCGCGTCGGTTTCCTGATCAATCGCAGCCTCGATTACCTGGTCGTTAACGATGGTTACGCCGGGCAGCGGGGTAAACAGGGTTGTGCCGCTACCCAGCGCGAGCCGATAGGCCGTGCCGGGGCTCTCGGCCCTGAACTCCAGCGACAGCGTGCCGCCCGGATTGAGCACACCGCCGGCCACATTGTTAAATCGCAGATTACCCACCCCGGCCCAAAGTTGGTTGGGCTGGATGGTATAGGGGCCAAACCCGCTGCTGCAGGTCAGGGTAAAGCGCTGCCGCTCAAAGGTGGCCTCTTTGCGCAGGAGGCCATAAACGTTGTAGGCATACAGATCCAGGAATGGGCCGGTGGCGCTTTCCAGGTATCCGCCCTGGGTAATGGCCAGGCGCACCGCCTCCAGCTCGGCGATGGCCTCGGCGTACAGCTCGATCAGTGTGCGCTGCTCGGAGCCGGCTATCCAGTCGTTGGGGGCGTAGCCCTTGCTCTGCAAAATACTGATGAGCCGGGCCAGCACCTGGCTTTGCGATCGGGGCTGGAGTAATTGCTCAAGTAGCACGCAGCACCTCCACCGATACGCCGCTGACGGCCAAAACCAGCGCAAACGGGCCCTGGGCCGTCAGGCCGCGAATGCTGACGCGAACTCGATTCAAATCCATCTGCTCGGCCTCCACTTCCACCTCGGCCACCCGCGGGTCCTGCTCCACCGCGGCCTGCACGAAGGTTTCCAGCTCGTACTGGGTCTGGGCATTCCAGGGCGCCTGCACCATCTCGCGCAGGTCAAAGCCGTAGGCCGGGTCGTAAAAGAGCCCCCCGCGTGGGGTCTGTAGCCGCCGCACTAAAGCCCCCAGCAGGTTTTCCAGGCCGCTCTTGCGGCGGCGCTCGATCAGGCTGTAGTCGGTTCCGAGGTCCACCATAGTTATCCCGAAAATGTTTTGCCGGAGCCGCTGATGATCTCTCCGGTGAGGGTAGCCGAGCCTGCGGCCACGCCGGTGATGCGAATCTGGTCGCCCACCCGGGCCACCGCGGGGCCCCCGCCGGCGAGATTGACCACATCTCCATTTACATTGACCTCCGGCGCCACCAGGTTCACCTTTACGGTGGCGTGAATTATCAGCTCCCGCAGGCTGCCCGCGTCGAACAACAACGCCACCGGGCGGGCCGGATCGCCATTTTCGAAGCCCAGCAGCACCCGCGTGCCCACCTGCACCCGCACCTCCACCCCGGGCAGCATGGTGCGCAGGGGCACCCGCGTGAGCAGGGGCAGATCGGGCTTGTCCGGCTGCAGATCGAGCCGCATATCGCCGTGGTCGCGCAGAATCTGGCAGGGGTAGAGGGCCAGGGTGTCCAGGCGGCCATCCCAGATTAGCTGCTGCAGGCGGCGCTTCAGTCGCTCACCGGGCACAAAACACCTCCGTGCGATACTGGCCGATGTGGTGCACCACGCGCTCGACGTTGCCGAACACCACGTCGGCCCCAGCCGCCCGGCCCTCGAGGCGCACGCCGGGCTGCAGGCCGGGCTCCAAAGAGAACCAGAAATGCCCCCGTGCAAAGTCGAACTCGATAGAGGCTAGCCGCTTTGGGTAAGAGGGCCAGGCCTCACGCCCCACCCAGACCCGGCCATCCGGCTGCACCCGCCAGCTGCGCTCCGGCAGCAACAGCAGCACCCGGCGCAACTCCTGCCAGGCGGGATACCCCAGGCGGGTGTAGCGCAGGAAAACCTCGGGGCCGTCGATCTCCCCTGCGGCCTCGCCTGCCTCGGTCAGCAGGTCGCGGATGATGAGGTAGGCCGGCACCCCTTCGTAATACTTTGGGCGCAGCGCCCGATCCAGCCGGCCCGCCCCGCCCACCAGGGATAGGCTCCAGAAGCCCCCTTGCCGGCCCGCAGCCACGCAGGTAGCCGCCAGGCGCTCGCCAGATTCAAACTCCATCTGCAGCAGCTCACCCAGCGGCACCGGCTCGGTGGCCCGCAGCGCGGCAACCCACCGGCCCGTGCGGGGCAGGCTGATCTGCCCATCCGAGATTTTGCTGGACTTGATCGAGAGCAGCGCCATTATCTACCTACCATCCGATTCGCCACAGCAGA
This window contains:
- a CDS encoding baseplate J/gp47 family protein, producing the protein MLLEQLLQPRSQSQVLARLISILQSKGYAPNDWIAGSEQRTLIELYAEAIAELEAVRLAITQGGYLESATGPFLDLYAYNVYGLLRKEATFERQRFTLTCSSGFGPYTIQPNQLWAGVGNLRFNNVAGGVLNPGGTLSLEFRAESPGTAYRLALGSGTTLFTPLPGVTIVNDQVIEAAIDQETDAQLRERCRLRWAELGYGGTAAAYRSWALSADPSITKVRVLDQNPRGQATVDVVVWGEGGLGSGAVAAANNIIQQKKPLTADVQVYAATAVNVTITATIRVRTGFLSRAQGQAAAALAALQAGVPIGGIIYRSAIIEALFVPNVIDVALSAPATDVTLSSVQAAQFNANLTWIEV
- a CDS encoding GPW/gp25 family protein, which encodes MVDLGTDYSLIERRRKSGLENLLGALVRRLQTPRGGLFYDPAYGFDLREMVQAPWNAQTQYELETFVQAAVEQDPRVAEVEVEAEQMDLNRVRVSIRGLTAQGPFALVLAVSGVSVEVLRAT
- a CDS encoding phage tail protein; this encodes MIPLYEIRLLEDWLRDRAPPWFQDAPVGPEIEAYGALADEHLEYVATALRARYVELAPEDGLNLLGAERNFVRYPAESLDAFRQRIIGAWEFWQWAGTEYGLGLALSQLGYNSAIVPVRNYDNTRWSEFDVYLYAGTRSYDGSVEEKNRILAIINQVKPAHTRLATLRYVPSGPLNWNPAGLTWNPPGQVWGAPPVVLYP